In Alkalihalobacillus sp. TS-13, the following are encoded in one genomic region:
- a CDS encoding calcium-translocating P-type ATPase, SERCA-type codes for MKWYTFSTSEIEERLQTSTKTGLTVKEAKKRFAKDGPNELQQEERMSAIIVFLAQFKDFMVLVLLIATLISGILGEYMDAITIMLIVFVNGILGFLQERKAERSLQALKQLSSPKVQVLRDKDWITIPSREAVIGDVIRFSAGDRIGADVRLIDAKSLSVEESALTGESLPSQKNGTVSLQGDHEPGDQENMCFMGTLVSNGKGTGIVVGTAMDTEMGKIAHLLKSEEGLQTPLQRRLEQLGKILILVALLLTALVVVVGVIQGHDVYTMFLAGVSLAVAAIPEGLPAIVTIALALGVQKMIRRRAIVRKLPSVETLGCATVICSDKTGTLTQNKMTVTDIWSSGKTWQVTGTGFELTGDFINGDQPVEVDKFPALKQLLTFGVLCNNATIKFSERKGKNGYQINGDPTEIALLIAGQKAGLSKETLQGAYQIQDEYPFDSDRKMMSVIVRTSDNQEYIVTKGAPDVVLSRCDNILWNNRQAYLDDSRKNGVHQAVDRMGSRALRTIAVAFRPLKKGERISTSFEAESNLTFIGLQGMIDPPRPEAIDSIIDCQQAGIKTVMITGDHIVTAKAIARELNMLPDHGKVMEGKTLAAMTVEELEEVVDDVYVFARVSPEHKLKIVKALQNRGHVVAMTGDGVNDAPAIKAANIGIAMGESGTDVAREASSLVLSDDNFATIKAAIEEGRNIYENIRKFIRYLLASNVGEILVMLFAMLLALPLPLVPIQILWVNLVTDGLPAMALGVDSAEENVMKRAPRSTKEGVFSRGLGWKIISRGFLIGIVTIIAFCIAYFENPENLVRAQTIAFSTLVMAQLIHVFDCRSERSVFHRNPFGNIYLVWAVISSIALLAVVVYYPPLQPIFHTTSLTIRECLLVLGMAALPTFALAGSHLFNKKKYKGQSIKQA; via the coding sequence ATGAAATGGTATACGTTCTCAACTTCAGAAATTGAAGAAAGACTTCAAACAAGCACCAAAACAGGATTAACCGTAAAAGAAGCTAAAAAACGATTTGCGAAGGACGGCCCCAATGAACTGCAACAAGAAGAACGAATGTCTGCCATTATCGTTTTTTTAGCACAATTCAAGGATTTCATGGTCTTAGTGTTATTGATTGCAACATTGATCTCTGGGATTCTTGGAGAGTATATGGACGCCATTACGATTATGCTCATCGTTTTCGTGAATGGAATTCTGGGTTTCTTGCAAGAACGGAAAGCCGAACGATCTTTACAAGCATTAAAACAGCTTTCAAGTCCGAAAGTCCAGGTATTACGTGATAAGGATTGGATTACAATTCCTTCTCGTGAGGCTGTCATAGGGGATGTCATCCGCTTCTCTGCAGGGGACAGGATCGGTGCAGATGTAAGGTTGATCGATGCCAAATCATTGTCTGTGGAAGAATCAGCTCTGACAGGAGAATCTTTGCCATCACAAAAAAATGGAACAGTAAGCTTACAAGGTGATCATGAACCTGGGGATCAAGAGAACATGTGCTTCATGGGCACACTCGTCTCCAATGGAAAAGGAACGGGAATCGTAGTCGGTACGGCTATGGATACAGAAATGGGGAAGATCGCCCACCTCCTGAAGAGCGAAGAAGGCTTACAGACCCCATTGCAACGCCGGCTTGAGCAGCTTGGTAAGATCCTGATCCTCGTCGCACTGTTACTGACTGCCCTTGTCGTCGTAGTCGGGGTCATCCAAGGTCATGATGTGTATACGATGTTTCTTGCTGGAGTCTCACTAGCGGTTGCCGCCATTCCAGAAGGCTTACCTGCCATTGTGACGATTGCACTCGCGCTAGGTGTACAGAAAATGATCCGACGGCGCGCGATCGTCCGAAAGCTCCCTTCAGTCGAAACATTAGGCTGTGCAACAGTCATCTGTTCGGATAAGACAGGTACCCTCACTCAAAATAAAATGACAGTCACGGATATTTGGAGCAGCGGCAAGACCTGGCAGGTGACAGGAACAGGTTTTGAGTTGACTGGAGACTTTATAAATGGAGATCAACCTGTAGAAGTCGATAAATTTCCGGCTTTGAAACAGCTTTTAACCTTTGGAGTGCTCTGTAATAACGCTACAATCAAATTTTCAGAGAGAAAAGGGAAAAATGGTTATCAGATAAATGGAGATCCGACTGAAATTGCTTTGCTCATAGCAGGTCAAAAAGCAGGATTGAGTAAAGAGACGTTGCAAGGAGCTTATCAAATCCAAGATGAGTATCCATTTGATTCTGATAGAAAGATGATGAGTGTCATTGTCCGCACCTCAGATAATCAGGAGTATATCGTGACAAAAGGGGCTCCAGACGTCGTGTTATCCAGATGTGATAACATCTTATGGAATAATCGGCAAGCCTATTTGGACGATTCGAGGAAAAACGGCGTACATCAGGCTGTCGATAGAATGGGAAGCCGTGCTCTGAGAACGATCGCAGTCGCTTTTCGTCCTTTGAAAAAAGGGGAAAGAATAAGCACTTCTTTCGAAGCGGAATCGAATCTGACCTTCATCGGATTACAAGGGATGATTGATCCCCCACGACCGGAAGCAATTGATTCAATCATTGACTGTCAGCAGGCTGGAATCAAGACCGTCATGATTACCGGTGATCATATCGTCACAGCAAAAGCAATCGCCCGAGAGCTGAACATGCTCCCCGATCATGGAAAAGTAATGGAAGGAAAGACATTGGCGGCAATGACCGTTGAAGAGCTTGAGGAAGTCGTGGATGATGTCTATGTCTTTGCAAGGGTATCTCCTGAACATAAATTGAAAATCGTCAAAGCACTTCAAAATAGAGGACATGTGGTGGCGATGACCGGTGACGGTGTTAATGATGCGCCTGCAATCAAAGCTGCGAATATCGGAATTGCGATGGGTGAATCAGGGACGGATGTTGCCAGAGAAGCTTCTTCCCTTGTCCTTTCGGATGATAACTTTGCAACGATCAAAGCCGCTATTGAAGAAGGCAGGAACATTTATGAGAATATACGGAAGTTCATACGTTACTTGCTTGCATCCAATGTTGGAGAAATTTTAGTGATGTTGTTTGCGATGCTGCTTGCATTACCATTACCCCTCGTCCCAATCCAAATCCTCTGGGTGAATCTGGTGACGGATGGTTTGCCTGCAATGGCACTGGGGGTGGATAGTGCTGAAGAAAATGTCATGAAAAGAGCGCCGAGGTCTACGAAAGAAGGTGTGTTTTCACGAGGGCTTGGCTGGAAAATCATCAGTCGTGGATTTTTAATCGGAATCGTCACGATCATTGCCTTCTGTATCGCCTATTTTGAAAATCCGGAAAATCTAGTCAGAGCACAAACGATTGCATTTTCAACGCTTGTAATGGCACAGTTGATCCATGTGTTCGATTGCAGAAGTGAGCGTTCTGTATTCCATCGCAATCCATTCGGAAATATATATCTTGTATGGGCAGTCATCTCGTCAATCGCTCTGCTTGCTGTCGTTGTATATTATCCGCCTCTGCAGCCAATCTTCCATACTACAAGTCTCACTATCAGGGAATGTCTATTAGTCCTTGGTATGGCTGCATTACCAACCTTCGCACTTGCAGGATCACACCTGTTCAATAAGAAGAAGTACAAAGGCCAGTCAATCAAGCAAGCCTAA